One Fusarium poae strain DAOMC 252244 chromosome 4, whole genome shotgun sequence DNA window includes the following coding sequences:
- a CDS encoding hypothetical protein (BUSCO:8045at5125), with translation MVPPVFGIRHLRPLASPSASAASRPVSTSTSISASHTATALARAEDAALAVFKAPTAITTTTTPHRCRHNGHPLYHGFSIRPFLPHHPFQTRGKKTSTTIKLSDLPQGLIQPKPVSPKQTSSETSSPHDETTEPLLQPLPSLHLDPPAYPTVVLQARQNMLKFDNCVLLTRVGGFYELYFEHADEYGPLLNIKVASKKTNAGLVSMAGFPFFQLDRFLKILVQDLNRHVAIAEEFPNSPSAKVKTGGLMHDRRVTRIVTPGTLIDENFMDPYANNYVMAIHIDGNTTPTETTAEIQKDIGRVSASAGELANHNSVSESGSAHSTPSAVGVGRDGGQPQGLQDSMPLGLAWLDLSTGHFYTQQANLASLPAILSRLSPRELLLDQDLQAFPGHSIFTLLAEDRHIISYAPRPHDSSLLNPAEWTPMLESALSEDEASAFSSAEVHAAGFLLSYVKDQLQGASMKLQPPMRSENVQIMAIDKNSLRALEVKQTIRDGAFRGSLLHAIRRTVTKSGARLLNEWLSAPSTSLELITGRQDLAALFIDDSNLSDSVILLLRRSHDSQRLVQKFTLGRGNADDLLALASTIDATKEIVDLLKKANTASRKAKSPCLTSMISRINMTRPLKLSQRIREAIDEEGIELQHEAQDSETSQMLALAQDVASNEGSQDDIASLPKGKRKRPVSIRDHYAEDNDTWIMKPAASPTLKRLHADLAALMQEKSELNETLSERLKAPSLSLRWTPGLGHIAHIRGRDARNLAGVQALSSSRSTRSFHITEWTHLGQRLDQVRAQIRAEEQAVFHSLREHVVKNLVKLRRNANVLDELDVATSFAKLAQEQSLVRPILNNTTSHTIVGGRHPTVEGGLFEQGRSFVRNDCLVGSPKDGRVWFITGPNMAGKSTFLRQNALITILAQVGCYVPASYAELGIVDAIFSRVGSADNLYQDQSTFMVEMLETAAILKQATPRSFVIMDEIGRGTTPEDGTAVAFACLHHLATVNQCRTLFATHFHSVADLAAAEGLCSTETDETGIVQTYCTDVVEDDQGGFFYNHKLQKGVNRQSHALKVARLAGMPDRAIDMARLVLQDGRLEDPVKSCKIV, from the exons ATGGTGCCCCCAGTATTCGGCATCCGCCATCTGCGGCCCCTGGCATCGCCGTCAGCTTCAGCAGCTTCTAGGCCTGTTTCCACTTCTACTTCAATTTCTGCTTCACATACTGCGACAGCATTGGCCAGAGCTGAAGATGCAGCATTAGCTGTATTTAAAGCTCCTACAGCCATCACGACTACCACCACCCCTCACAGGTGCCGTCATAATGGCCACCCACTGTATCATGGCTTCTCAATCCGCCCATTCCTGCCTCATCACCCTTTCCAAACTAGGGGTAAAAAGACCTCCACCACCATAAAGCTATCCGATTTGCCCCAGGGTCTAATTCAGCCGAAGCCCGTATCACCTAAACAAACGTCATCAGAGACTTCATCTCCCCACGATGAGACGACAGAGCCACTGCTGCAGCCGCTGCCGTCTTTGCACCTGGATCCTCCCGCCTACCCTACCGTGGTTCTCCAGGCTCGTCAGAACATGCTAAAGTTTGACAACTGTGTGCTATTAACAAGGGTAGGCGGTTTTTATGAGCTCTACTTTGAGCATGCGGATGAATATGGGCCCTTGCTCAACATCAAGGTTGCTAGCAAGAAAACAAATGCTGGCTTGGTTTCCATG GCAGgttttcctttcttccaaCTTGACCGGTTTCTCAAAATTCTCGTTCAAGATCTCAACCGTCATGTTGCCATTGCTGAGGAGTTTCCAAACTCCCCTTCAGCAAAGGTCAAGACAGGTGGGCTGATGCATGATCGCCGAGTCACACGTATTGTTACTCCAGGTACTCTGATAGACGAAAACTTTATGGATCCATACGCAAATAACTACGTGATGGCAATTCATATCGACGGAAATACTACACCTACAGAAACTACTGCGGAAATACAAAAAGACATCGGCCGAGTGTCGGCTTCAGCGGGGGAGCTTGCGAACCACAATTCTGTATCCGAGTCTGGATCAGCCCATTCAACGCCGTCAGCTGTTGGCGTTGGCCGAGATGGAGGGCAGCCTCAGGGGCTCCAAGACTCCATGCCACTCGGTCTGGCATGGCTCGATCTTTCAACCGGCCACTTCTATACCCAACAGGCCAATCTCGCATCCCTACCAGCGATCTTATCCCGACTGTCTCCGCGCGAGCTCCTTCTGGACCAGGACCTGCAGGCGTTCCCCGGTCACAGCATCTTTACTCTACTCGCTGAGGACCGTCACATCATTTCATACGCACCACGACCTCATGACTCTTCCTTGCTCAATCCGGCAGAGTGGACGCCCATGCTTGAGTCTGCCCTGTCTGAGGATGAAGCAAGTGCTTTCTCTTCCGCCGAGGTGCATGCTGCCGGCTTTCTCTTGAGCTACGTCAAGGATCAGTTACAGGGCGCCAGCATGAAATTGCAGCCCCCAATGAGAAGCGAGAACGTACAGATAATGGCCATTGACAAAAACAGCCTTCGTGCTCTTGAAGTAAAGCAGACTATTCGTGATGGCGCATTTAGAGGTAGTCTCTTGCATGCCATCCGTCGTACTGTAACCAAGAGTGGTGCTCGACTCCTCAATGAATGGCTGAGTGCGCCTTCAACATCCCTCGAGCTCATCACTGGTAGGCAGGACCTCGCTGCTTTATTCATCGATGATTCAAACCTCAGTGACTCAGTAATCCTCTTGCTGCGGAGGAGTCATGACTCCCAGCGCCTCGTTCAGAAGTTCACTCTTGGTCGTGGCAACGCTGATGATCTTTTGGCTTTGGCCAGTACTATTGACGCGACCAAGGAGATCGTAGACCTGCTGAAGAAGGCCAATACTGCATCTCGCAAGGCCAAATCCCCCTGCTTGACTTCTATGATATCTCGAATTAACATGACCAGGCCGCTGAAGCTTTCTCAGCGTATCAGGGAAGCTATCGACGAGGAAGGAATTGAGTTACAGCATGAAGCTCAGGACTCTGAGACAAGCCAGATGCTGGCTCTCGCTCAAGATGTCGCCAGTAATGAAGGATCACAGGATGATATAGCCTCTCTTCCCAAAGGCAAACGAAAACGACCCGTCAGTATTCGAGATCATTATGCTGAAGATAACGATACCTGGATCATGAAGCCCGCTGCCAGTCCAACATTGAAACGACTTCATGCAGACCTGGCAGCTTTGATGCAGGAAAAGTCAGAACTTAACGAGACTCTCAGCGAACGCCTCAAAGCCCCGAGTTTATCTCTCAGGTGGACACCTGGACTCGGCCACATTGCTCACATTAGGGGCAGAGACGCACGGAATCTTGCCGGTGTGCAAGCGCTTTCGTCTAGTCGTTCCACACGGTCTTTCCATATAACCGAATGGACGCATCTGGGACAGCGACTCGACCAAGTTCGTGCCCAGATCCGCGCCGAAGAACAAGCTGTTTTCCACTCACTCCGAGAGCATGTCGTCAAGAATCTCGTTAAGCTTCGCCGCAATGCCAACGTCCTTGACGAACTCGACGTCGCGACATCCTTCGCTAAACTTGCTCAAGAGCAAAGCCTCGTTCGACCGATCCTGAACAACACGACCAGTCACACCATCGTAGGTGGGCGGCATCCCACTGTTGAAGGTGGTCTTTTTGAGCAAGGACGAAGCTTTGTGCGCAATGACTGTTTGGTTGGGTCACCAAAGGATGGTCGCGTTTGGTTTATCACGGGCCCCAACATGGCAGGCAAAAGCACGTTCCTGCGCCAAAACGCTCTCATCACGATATTGGCTCAGGTCGGCTGCTACGTGCCTGCGTCATACGCAGAGCTCGGGATAGTGGACGCCATATTTAGCCGCGTGGGCTCGGCCGACAACCTCTATCAAGATCAGAGCACCTTTATGGTTGAGATGCTGGAGACGGCAGCTATCCTCAAGCAGGCAACACCTAGGTCTTTCGTCATCATGGATGAAATTGGTCGAGGTACTACACCTGAAGATGGCACAGCTGTCGCATTCGCATGCCTCCATCACCTTGCAACTGTCAATCAATGCCGCACCTTGTTTGCGACACACTTTCATTCTGTGGCAGACTTGGCCGCAGCTGAGGGACTATGTTCGACAGAGACAGACGAGACAGGCATTGTTCAAACATATTGCACCGACGTAGTGGAGGATGACCAAGGAGGCTTCTTCTACAATCACAAACTACAGAAAGGCGTAAACAGACAAAGTCACGCACTCAAAGTTGCGAGATTGGCTGGAATGCCAGATCGAGCTATTGACATGGCGAGGCTGGTATTACAGGATGGACGCCTGGAAGATCCAGTCAAGAGTTGCAAGATAGTCTAA
- a CDS encoding hypothetical protein (BUSCO:2052at5125~CAZy:GH38) → MSSTNNTFDRVSSTSAACPRHSPSPEDQLRPPVSGKQRRISNRSAPPAPGHPDIFTMGGGTEPKGNDSSYPLFAERPIGVPKTSILKGRIEPFYKSGQYYKVNLQANMDNARYSGKPHVQLFVWDAPDLSRPTFEDAVSHEFRETHTGTSFGPSWSTHWFKVILRIPEDIKDEELIELHWDASNEGTIWTEDGVPIQGLTGSGERIEWIIPDSFRDGEEHTIYIEMACNGMFGNAPNGTTTIAPPDPNRRFNLSKADIVAVNVPARKLHIDIWEIGDAARELPENSAEQNHALAVAMKIINTFEVNNQDSILKCREIAREILGPDVDSHKVYEVGKDPVVFGIGHCHIDSCWLWPWAETKRKVVRSWTNQCDLMDRYPEANFACSQAQQYKWLKTYYPAAYKRVKQKVKEGQFHPIGGSWVEHDTNLPSGESLVRQFFYGQRFFEAEFGSRCRTFWLPDTFGYSSQLPQLCRLADMDRFLTQKLSWNNINNFPHTTFMWVSPDGSQVICHMPPSETYTANADFGDLKRSIERHKTMRVDSSSLLVFGKGDGGGGPTWQHFEKLRRCAGISNTIGGIPKIKMGLTVDDYFDRLNQKATEFPTWYGELYFELHRGTYTTQANNKYYNRKAEVMLRDIEQLATYASIKNKKYKYPTKDLDDMWESVLLCQFHDCLPGSSIEMCYDDSDKVYAEVFETGKRLLNDLYDSLNVASQFSSSLNESVAINTLPWHRKELVELSDSEVGVACGDGQLLALRSFKVQEEKPAVTVMEQSTDVYVLQNDQLRVVVDKGVITSIYDIENDREVVEKGGEANKFVIFDDIPLYWQAWDVEVYHLDARRKVEYGKTKIFEQKAHRVTLVTEIKISENSSIKSYTTLSAALKGQPSQIDVKANVNWHEDSKFLKVEFPVNVVNNEASYETAFSITKRPTHYNTSWDMAKFEVCCHKFADLSEHNYGVSILNDCKYGFATAGKMMRLSLLRSPKAPDANADMGRHTIRWAILPHKGALSSTTVKAAYAFNNPLKPVTASKVALESLSSAPIKLVNTDESESLVLDTIKRGQDDEDVTRNEGLRVNKGQSIILRVYESLGGRSRGTIQTSFDVKRVTKTNILEDDLEEIEQEDGKIPITLRPFEVATFKLQL, encoded by the exons ATGAG TAGTACCAACAATACGTTCGACCGCGTGTCGTCGACTTCTGCAGCTTGTCCTCGTCACTCGCCTTCCCCTGAAGACCAGCTTCGACCACCGGTCTCCGGAAAGCAGCGACGTATCTCGAATCGATCAGCTCCTCCCGCTCCAGGACATCCTGACATCTTCACTATGGGTGGCGGTACCGAGCCAAAGGGAAATGATTCCTCCTACCCTCTCTTCGCCGAGCGGCCCATTGGCGTTCCCAAAACAAGCATTCTGAAGGGTCGCATTGAACCGTTCTATAAGTCAGGACAGTACTATAAGGTCAACCTGCAAGC GAACATGGACAATGCTAGATACTCAGGCAAGCCTCATGTGCAACTCTTTGTCTGGGACGCACCAGATCTTTCTCGTCCCACATTTGAAGATGCCGTCAGTCACGAATTCAGGGAAACTCATACCGGCACTTCCTTCGGTCCTTCCTGGTCCACTCATTGGTTCAAGGTCATCCTACGCATTCCCGAGGACATCAAGGATGAAGAGCTCATCGAGCTACACTGGGATGCCAGCAATGAGGGCACTATCTGGACGGAGGATGGTGTCCCCATTCAAGGCCTCACTGGCAGCGGAGAGCGCATCGAGTGGATCATTCCCGACTCATTCCGCGATGGCGAAGAACACACTATTTATATTGAAATGGCTTGTAATGGCATGTTTGGAAACGCCCCCAACGGTACTACAACCATTGCTCCGCCAGATCCCAACAGACGCTTCAACCTCAGCAAAGCCGATATCGTGGCTGTCAACGTGCCAGCTCGCAAGCTTCACATAGATATCTGGGAGATCGGTGATGCTGCCCGAGAGCTTCCTGAGAACTCGGCCGAGCAGAATCATGCACTGGCTGTAGCCATGAAGATCATCAATACCTTCGAGGTCAACAATCAGGACTCTATTCTCAAGTGCCGAGAAATTGCTCGTGAGATTCTTGGCCCTGATGTTGACTCGCACAAGGTGTATGAAGTAGGGAAGGATCCTGTCGTGTTCGGAATCGGACATTGCCACATCGATAGTTGCTGGCTCTGGCCTTGGGCTGAGACAAAGCGCAAAGTCGTTCGATCTTGGACAAACCAATGTGACCTCATGGATCGCTACCCAGAGGCTAATTTTGCTTGTTCCCAAGCTCAACAGTACAAATGGCTCAAGACCTACTATCCCGCTGCATACAAGCGAGTTAAGCAGAAGGTAAAGGAGGGCCAGTTCCACCctattggtggcagctgggtTGAACATGACACAAATCTGCCCAGTGGTGAATCGCTCGTGCGACAATTCTTCTACGGCCAAAGATTCTTCGAGGCCGAGTTCGGCTCACGATGCCGCACGTTCTGGCTTCCTGACACTTTCGGCTATTCGAGCCAACTTCCTCAGCTCTGCCGGCTGGCCGACATGGATCGTTTCCTGACCCAAAAGCTGAGCTggaacaacatcaacaacttTCCTCACACGACATTCATGTGGGTAAGTCCTGATGGAAGCCAGGTCATTTGCCACATGCCTCCTTCCGAGACATACACAGCCAACGCCGACTTTGGTGACTTGAAGAGAAGTATTGAGAGACACAAAACGATGCGAGTTGATAGCTCGTCTCTGCTTGTCTTTGGCAAAGGTGACGGTGGCGGTGGCCCTACTTGGCAACATTTCGAGAAGCTTCGTCGATGTGCTGGAATTAGCAACACTATCGGTGGCATCCCAAAGATCAAGATGGGCTTGACTGTTGACGACTATTTTGATCGACTCAACCAGAAAGCCACTGAGTTTCCTACCTGGTACGGCGAACTCTATTTCGAGCTACACAGAGGAACATACACCACACAAGCCAACAACAAGTATTACAACCGAAAGGCTGAGGTGATGCTTCGAGACATCGAGCAATTGGCCACCTATGCATcgatcaagaacaagaagtaCAAGTATCCAACCAAGGATCTTGATGATATGTGGGAATCTGTCCTTCTCTGCCAGTTCCATGACTGTCTACCAGGAAGTAGCATTGAAATGTGTTACGACGATTCCGATAAG GTCTACGCTGAAGTTTTTGAAACTGGAAAACGTCTTCTGAACGACCTCTACGATTCACTCAATGTTGCTAGCCAATTCTCATCAAGCCTTAACGAATCGGTTGCCATCAACACACTGCCTTGGCACCGAAAAGAGCTCGTGGAGCTTTCCGACAGTGAAGTCGGTGTTGCATGTGGTGATGGCCAATTACTGGCCCTCCGATCGTTCAAGGTGCAAGAGGAGAAGCCTGCAGTTACCGTGATGGAGCAGTCGACCGATGTCTATGTCTTACAAAACGACCAACTCCGTGTCGTTGTTGATAAAGGTGTCATTACGTCAATTTACGACATTGAAAATGATCGTGAGGTTGTCGAGAAGGGTGGTGAGGCCAACAAGTTTGTCATATTTGACGATATTCCGCTTTACTGGCAGGCCTGGGATGTTGAAGTTTATCATCTCGATGCACGCAGAAAGGTTGAATATGGCAAGACCAAGATTTTTGAACAGAAGGCCCATCGAGTCACCTTGGTCACTGAGATCAAGATCAGCGAAAACAGTTCGATCAAGTCATACACCACCCTCTCAGCGGCCCTTAAAGGTCAACCTTCTCAGATTGATGTCAAGGCCAACGTCAACTGGCACGAAGACTCCAAGTTCCTCAAGGTTGAATTCCCCGTCAACGTTGTCAACAACGAGGCTTCGTACGAGACAGCTTTTAGCATTACCAAACGACCAACTCACTACAACACAAGCTGGGACATGGCTAAATTCGAGGTGTGCTGCCACAAATTCGCTGATCTTTCGGAGCACAACTACGGCGTTTCCATTCTGAATGACTGCAAATATGGCTTTGCGACTGCGGGCAAGATGATGCGATTGTCACTTCTACGATCGCCCAAGGCGCCCGATGCCAATGCCGATATGGGACGTCACACCATTCGATGGGCCATTCTTCCTCACAAGGGAGCTCTGTCTTCGACCACGGTTAAGGCTGCGTATGCTTTCAACAATCCTCTGAAGCCTGTTACTGCTTCAAAGGTTGCCCTTGAAAGTCTTTCCAGTGCGCCTATCAAGCTTGTCAACACTGACGAGTCCGAGTCTCTTGTGCTTGACACCATCAAGCGAGGCcaggatgatgaagacgtAACCCGAAATGAGGGTCTTCGCGTGAACAAGGGCCAAAGCATTATTCTTCGCGTATACGAATCTTTGGGTGGTCGCAGTCGTGGCACCATCCAAACAAGCTTTGACGTCAAGCGTGTCACCAAGACAAACATCTTGGAGGATGACCTAGAAGAAATTGAACAGGAAGATGGCAAGATTCCAATCACACTACGACCTTTCGAGGTCGCCACCTTTAAGCTCCAGCTGTAG